In Mesorhizobium sp. 113-3-3, a genomic segment contains:
- a CDS encoding acyltransferase family protein, producing the protein MAASFRPDIQGLRALAVGGVVAYHFGLTALPGGFAGVDIFFVISGWLITTHLMGEITETGRLDLWRFYARRARRLLPAALFVILATLGAGYFILAPQEQALYSRGAMFASAYAINLWLLRWSFDYFAADALSNPFIHFWSLSVEEQFYLVWPALLVFAAWLRPGKRMAVAVIGVAGLASFAACLWLTSLSPAWAFYFSPLRAWEFAAGGLATLVPAALRQQRPWLRSAQGWLGLALIATAYLSLSEDLPFPGWYAVLPVAGTVLVLLGGVGKEPEPASPTGWQALMPASLLSLPPLQWVGALSYSLYLWHWPVIVYAQMLVPDLGVAQRLGCGALALALSFLTYHLIENPGRRFGWLTVGARALVPALALTGVGVAAAYTNAHLATRNIDPAQRGIEQAAEQPSIARAVDKNCLLDFHTVKPKPCTFGPADAAHTIVLFGDSHADHWSTPLVEAARRNDTKVVTYLKSSCRASRLPTFNTVLKRDYTECDAWREQAIADIIRRKPRLVVISEFSIGNLTRDMPAAGRKAETARWQAGLRSTLQAFSQAGVETAVIRDTPIGDSFADSCVARALWWREAPSRCDTPRAQAANDTTAAQERAVVKSVPATLYVDLTDRFCGPTQCHVFIGGKLAFRDRHHLATAFAETLEGPLEKALF; encoded by the coding sequence GTGGCGGCATCGTTTCGGCCTGATATACAGGGATTGCGCGCGCTGGCGGTCGGCGGCGTCGTGGCTTATCATTTCGGCCTCACGGCCCTGCCGGGCGGCTTTGCCGGCGTCGACATCTTCTTCGTCATTTCCGGCTGGCTGATCACGACGCACCTCATGGGCGAGATCACCGAGACCGGCCGGCTCGACCTCTGGCGCTTCTATGCCCGCCGTGCCCGACGCCTTTTGCCGGCGGCGCTGTTCGTCATCCTGGCGACGCTTGGCGCCGGATATTTCATCCTGGCGCCGCAGGAGCAGGCGCTCTATTCGCGCGGCGCCATGTTCGCCTCGGCCTATGCCATCAATCTTTGGCTGCTGCGCTGGTCGTTCGACTATTTCGCTGCAGACGCTTTGAGCAATCCCTTCATCCATTTCTGGTCGCTGTCGGTGGAAGAGCAGTTCTATCTCGTCTGGCCCGCACTGCTCGTGTTCGCCGCCTGGCTGCGTCCGGGCAAACGCATGGCGGTGGCGGTGATCGGCGTCGCCGGCCTCGCTTCGTTCGCCGCCTGCCTGTGGCTGACCAGCCTCTCGCCGGCCTGGGCCTTCTACTTCTCGCCGCTGCGCGCCTGGGAGTTCGCCGCCGGCGGCCTGGCGACGCTGGTGCCGGCGGCCTTGCGGCAACAGCGGCCATGGCTGCGCTCAGCACAGGGCTGGCTCGGCCTGGCGCTGATCGCGACGGCCTATCTCAGCCTGAGCGAAGACCTGCCCTTCCCCGGCTGGTACGCGGTTCTCCCCGTGGCCGGCACGGTGCTGGTGCTGCTGGGCGGAGTGGGCAAAGAGCCGGAGCCAGCCAGCCCGACCGGCTGGCAGGCCCTGATGCCCGCTTCCCTGCTCTCGCTGCCGCCTCTGCAATGGGTCGGCGCGCTCTCCTACTCGCTCTATCTCTGGCACTGGCCTGTCATCGTCTATGCGCAAATGCTGGTGCCGGATCTCGGCGTGGCGCAACGCCTGGGCTGCGGCGCACTGGCGCTGGCATTGTCATTTCTCACTTATCACCTGATCGAGAATCCCGGACGGCGCTTCGGCTGGCTGACCGTTGGCGCGCGAGCGCTGGTCCCCGCCCTGGCGCTGACCGGCGTCGGCGTGGCGGCGGCCTATACCAATGCGCATCTGGCGACACGCAATATCGACCCCGCCCAGCGCGGCATCGAACAGGCGGCCGAACAGCCCTCCATCGCGCGCGCCGTGGACAAAAACTGCCTGCTCGATTTCCACACGGTGAAGCCCAAACCCTGCACATTCGGCCCGGCCGACGCCGCCCACACCATCGTGCTGTTCGGCGATTCGCACGCCGACCACTGGTCGACGCCGCTGGTCGAGGCGGCCAGGCGCAACGACACCAAGGTGGTAACCTATCTCAAATCCTCCTGCCGCGCCTCGCGGCTGCCGACCTTCAACACGGTGCTGAAGCGCGACTACACCGAATGCGACGCCTGGCGCGAACAGGCGATCGCGGACATCATCCGCCGCAAGCCGCGCCTGGTGGTGATTTCGGAATTCTCGATCGGCAATCTGACGCGCGACATGCCCGCCGCCGGCCGCAAGGCCGAGACCGCGCGCTGGCAGGCCGGCCTGCGCTCCACGCTGCAGGCTTTCAGCCAGGCCGGCGTCGAGACCGCCGTCATCCGCGACACGCCGATCGGCGACAGCTTTGCCGATTCCTGCGTGGCGCGTGCGCTATGGTGGCGCGAAGCCCCCTCGCGCTGCGACACGCCGCGCGCGCAAGCCGCCAACGACACCACCGCGGCACAAGAGCGCGCCGTGGTCAAAAGCGTGCCCGCCACGCTCTATGTCGACCTCACCGACCGCTTCTGCGGCCCGACGCAGTGCCATGTCTTCATCGGCGGCAAGCTGGCGTTTCGTGACCGGCATCATTTGGCGACGGCCTTTGCCGAGACCTTGGAGGGGCCGCTGGAGAAGGCGCTGTTTTAG
- a CDS encoding patatin-like phospholipase family protein yields MTLDVWNDPGVISLLSEIVDLGERPEVDEFFWLKAVASKTADSTSHDLKFFNAAAPPETPPPRENTYRIANIILQGGGVLGIAHAGFVTGLETIGVRFAGVAGASAGAIMAMGMAAVRGDDLLNPTHKKVVDIVSAMPMSAFIDGPYRTRRLIKQFLLNRPSFSPSSWPAWLGALRQIQHTRGLNPGNAFEDWVRGVLAEHGLRTVDDLFARLTSISKQLNAAIGAVRLQGVKPLSALELVEEDGRHLLQVMAACTPIGVKFQFPDDIQYLSAETGTNSPAALVRASMSIPFFFEPAVFDVNKDTWSAFVKDRFKHLANEDKLHELSTIGEVAFLDGGIFSNLPVDAFSTILPDVPTIAIPLMSAGPTKPYRRRARLSSLAEDIGTVGFMVRDQRDRDAIAALERREKVFKRRQIGAGSTMPARFPFHLAAIDVKDANWLNFSMDEKEIMDLFMAGLMRAHKFLKDLQGGPNHG; encoded by the coding sequence ATGACCTTGGATGTCTGGAACGATCCGGGCGTCATCAGCCTGCTTAGCGAGATCGTAGATCTCGGCGAGCGGCCGGAGGTTGACGAGTTTTTCTGGTTAAAGGCCGTCGCGAGCAAGACCGCGGATTCCACCTCCCATGATCTGAAATTCTTCAATGCCGCTGCGCCACCAGAAACGCCTCCGCCCCGCGAAAACACGTACAGGATAGCCAACATCATCCTTCAGGGCGGCGGCGTGCTGGGAATCGCGCATGCCGGCTTCGTCACCGGCCTGGAAACGATCGGGGTTCGTTTCGCTGGCGTCGCCGGCGCCTCGGCCGGCGCCATCATGGCCATGGGCATGGCCGCCGTGCGCGGCGACGATCTGCTCAACCCGACGCATAAGAAGGTGGTGGACATCGTCAGCGCCATGCCTATGAGCGCCTTCATCGATGGGCCGTACCGGACACGCAGGCTCATCAAACAGTTCCTGCTCAACCGGCCGTCCTTCTCGCCTTCGTCATGGCCGGCCTGGCTCGGTGCCCTTCGCCAGATCCAGCACACACGCGGGCTCAACCCGGGCAACGCCTTCGAAGACTGGGTTCGCGGCGTGCTGGCCGAGCACGGCCTGCGAACCGTCGACGACCTGTTCGCCCGTTTGACCTCCATCTCGAAGCAGCTCAACGCGGCGATAGGCGCCGTCAGGCTGCAGGGGGTAAAGCCTCTGTCGGCCCTGGAACTCGTGGAAGAGGACGGCAGACACCTGCTTCAGGTGATGGCGGCCTGCACGCCGATCGGGGTGAAATTCCAGTTTCCCGATGACATCCAGTATCTCTCAGCCGAGACCGGCACGAATTCACCGGCAGCTTTGGTGCGGGCGTCGATGTCGATCCCGTTCTTCTTCGAGCCTGCCGTCTTCGACGTCAACAAAGACACATGGTCGGCCTTCGTCAAAGACAGGTTCAAGCATCTGGCAAACGAGGACAAGCTCCACGAACTGTCTACCATCGGCGAGGTGGCATTTCTCGACGGCGGCATCTTCTCCAATCTCCCTGTCGATGCGTTCAGCACGATCCTTCCGGATGTGCCGACCATCGCCATTCCGTTGATGAGCGCCGGCCCGACCAAGCCCTACCGTCGTCGCGCCCGTCTCAGCAGCCTCGCCGAGGATATTGGAACTGTCGGCTTCATGGTCCGCGACCAGCGCGACCGCGACGCCATCGCCGCGCTTGAACGCAGGGAGAAGGTATTCAAAAGGCGACAGATCGGCGCCGGCTCGACAATGCCCGCGCGGTTTCCATTCCACCTGGCCGCCATCGACGTCAAGGACGCCAACTGGCTCAACTTCTCCATGGACGAGAAGGAGATCATGGATCTGTTCATGGCAGGCCTGATGCGCGCCCACAAATTTCTGAAAGACCTCCAAGGGGGACCGAATCATGGATGA
- a CDS encoding ABC transporter substrate-binding protein, protein MRIAKTRMLALAAATALLSIGHAFADELSIMASGGAWQDAQRKAWFEPFSKETGAKILEQEYLGDLGKVKAMVDTGNVPIDLVTVETATVLQGCDAGILERLDYSKIGPRDKFIEGSALDCGVGLDAYGDILAYDPTVLKEAPTSVLDLFDTKKFPGKRAMRKFPAQNLEWALMADGVAPADVYKVLATPEGVDRAFKKLDTIKKDIVWWDAGAQPAQLLASQEVVMTTAWNGRIQNAIDTDKKPFKIVWNNQILEYDMIAIPKGAKNPELAYKYLAYISKPENNARLASYITYGPVRTDAASFVAADALPKLPNAPDHLAGAYLVADTEFWGDYGEDLVKRFNAWLAQ, encoded by the coding sequence ATGAGAATCGCGAAGACCCGGATGCTGGCTTTGGCCGCCGCCACTGCACTCCTCAGCATCGGCCATGCTTTCGCCGACGAATTGTCGATCATGGCCAGCGGCGGCGCCTGGCAGGACGCCCAGCGCAAGGCCTGGTTCGAGCCGTTCAGCAAGGAAACCGGCGCAAAAATCCTCGAGCAGGAGTATCTCGGCGATCTCGGCAAGGTCAAAGCCATGGTCGACACCGGCAACGTGCCGATCGACCTGGTGACGGTCGAAACCGCGACCGTGCTGCAGGGCTGCGACGCCGGCATTCTGGAACGCCTCGACTATTCCAAGATCGGGCCGCGCGACAAATTCATCGAGGGCTCGGCGCTGGATTGCGGTGTCGGTCTCGATGCTTACGGCGACATCCTCGCCTATGACCCGACCGTGCTGAAGGAAGCCCCGACCTCGGTGCTCGACCTCTTCGATACCAAGAAATTCCCGGGCAAGCGCGCCATGCGCAAATTCCCGGCGCAGAACCTCGAATGGGCGCTGATGGCCGACGGTGTCGCGCCCGCCGACGTCTACAAGGTGCTGGCGACGCCGGAAGGTGTGGACCGTGCCTTCAAGAAGCTCGACACCATCAAGAAGGACATCGTCTGGTGGGATGCCGGCGCGCAGCCGGCGCAGTTGCTGGCCTCGCAGGAAGTGGTGATGACCACGGCCTGGAACGGCCGCATCCAGAATGCCATCGACACCGACAAGAAGCCCTTCAAGATCGTCTGGAACAACCAGATCCTCGAATATGACATGATCGCCATCCCGAAGGGCGCCAAGAACCCTGAACTCGCCTACAAATATCTGGCCTATATCTCCAAGCCGGAAAACAACGCCAGGCTCGCCAGCTACATCACCTACGGGCCGGTGCGCACCGATGCGGCGTCCTTCGTCGCGGCCGATGCCTTGCCCAAACTGCCGAACGCGCCGGACCATCTGGCCGGCGCCTACCTCGTCGCCGACACCGAGTTTTGGGGCGACTATGGCGAGGACCTGGTCAAGCGCTTCAACGCCTGGCTGGCGCAGTAA
- a CDS encoding GcrA cell cycle regulator: MASYSDAELQEIARWLKEGLSASRIAAAFSVLRGSPVSRNAIIGIVHRNAMLGAIGFANGRGMPPVAGYVAGEQAIRKPVPAKRAKGKSNGKAVAEKPAGVDAAKSARKNKARTRRDSSPAWLPPRLFVREVGVLIADGEAYRLKVPAQPRGPIGRQPHGVAMRFIDCLFSRCRAPLDLTLDEDPQNDAPGGQPGADMLCCGMRTKGLKSYCGYHQRRFQRRVCA, from the coding sequence ATGGCAAGCTACAGCGACGCCGAACTGCAAGAGATCGCCCGCTGGTTGAAGGAGGGGCTTTCGGCCTCGCGGATCGCGGCGGCGTTCAGCGTGCTGCGCGGCAGCCCGGTCTCACGCAACGCCATCATCGGCATCGTGCACCGCAACGCCATGCTGGGCGCGATCGGCTTTGCCAATGGCCGGGGGATGCCGCCGGTCGCGGGGTACGTCGCCGGCGAACAGGCAATACGCAAGCCCGTGCCCGCAAAGCGGGCAAAGGGCAAGAGCAATGGCAAGGCAGTCGCGGAAAAGCCCGCCGGTGTCGATGCCGCCAAGAGCGCGCGCAAGAACAAGGCGCGGACCAGGCGCGATTCCTCGCCGGCCTGGCTGCCGCCGCGCCTGTTCGTGCGCGAAGTGGGCGTGCTGATCGCCGATGGCGAAGCCTATCGTCTCAAGGTGCCGGCACAGCCACGCGGACCGATCGGCCGCCAGCCGCATGGCGTGGCGATGCGCTTCATCGACTGCCTGTTTTCCCGCTGCCGCGCGCCGCTCGATCTGACGCTGGACGAGGATCCTCAGAACGACGCGCCGGGCGGCCAGCCCGGCGCCGACATGCTGTGCTGCGGCATGCGGACCAAAGGGCTGAAAAGTTACTGCGGCTACCACCAGCGGCGCTTTCAGAGGCGGGTTTGCGCGTGA
- a CDS encoding XRE family transcriptional regulator, producing the protein MGAMAKTELSIKVGAAIRQARKQRGLVMRHIAEHNDTDVAAVGNWETGRNLPKTENLLKTAAFLRVDPVALGQGHVVFLDDAGPVADAEVVTDAGPMPAGSMDIEVLGAAVGGDDGDFTFNGEPAGYVQRPPGVRNLPKVFALHVLSDSMVPRYEPGDLIYCGGRDAVPGDHVVIETFPEENERNGKAFIKKLVKRTAGELVVEQYNPPKTITFNRYAIRHVWRVIPLKELLGY; encoded by the coding sequence ATGGGCGCCATGGCCAAAACGGAACTGTCGATCAAGGTCGGGGCGGCGATACGCCAGGCGCGCAAGCAGCGCGGCTTGGTCATGCGCCACATTGCCGAGCACAACGACACCGATGTCGCCGCCGTCGGCAATTGGGAAACCGGCCGCAACCTGCCCAAGACCGAGAACCTGCTGAAGACCGCGGCCTTCCTGCGCGTCGACCCGGTGGCGCTCGGCCAAGGGCATGTCGTCTTCCTCGACGATGCCGGGCCGGTGGCGGATGCCGAGGTCGTCACCGATGCCGGCCCGATGCCGGCCGGCTCAATGGATATCGAGGTGCTGGGGGCCGCGGTCGGCGGCGACGACGGCGACTTCACCTTCAATGGCGAGCCTGCCGGCTACGTCCAGCGGCCGCCGGGCGTGCGCAACCTGCCGAAAGTCTTCGCGCTGCATGTGCTGTCCGATTCCATGGTGCCGCGCTACGAACCCGGCGACCTCATCTATTGCGGCGGCCGCGACGCCGTGCCCGGCGACCATGTGGTGATCGAGACGTTTCCGGAAGAAAACGAGCGCAACGGCAAGGCCTTCATCAAGAAGCTGGTCAAGCGCACGGCGGGCGAGCTGGTGGTCGAGCAATACAATCCGCCGAAGACAATCACCTTCAACCGCTATGCGATCAGGCATGTCTGGCGGGTGATCCCGCTGAAGGAATTGCTGGGGTATTGA
- a CDS encoding YdaU family protein produces the protein MSERPFMQLYVSDFVGDTLQLSTEQIGAYMLILMAMWNAGGRLPDDDAKLARVARLSPRRWHAISGDLLTFFEREAGEIGHKRLTKELHKAQVKSEARAAAGARGGTATALKTKAHGAANAGALPRHSPDSRNQSEKAFSSAGENETAPVFSGKKPGWHRPKTHTDAANAIIEEIRSHDRSRIAAGDEGAGRDVLMLPAIGPD, from the coding sequence ATGAGCGAGCGGCCCTTCATGCAGCTCTACGTCTCCGATTTCGTCGGCGACACCTTGCAACTCTCCACCGAGCAGATCGGCGCCTACATGCTCATCCTGATGGCGATGTGGAATGCCGGCGGACGGCTGCCCGACGATGACGCCAAGCTCGCGCGGGTGGCGCGCCTCTCGCCCAGGAGGTGGCATGCCATCAGCGGCGACCTGTTGACCTTCTTCGAGCGCGAGGCGGGCGAGATCGGCCACAAGAGGCTGACGAAAGAGCTGCACAAGGCGCAGGTCAAAAGCGAGGCGAGGGCCGCCGCCGGGGCACGCGGTGGAACCGCTACCGCCTTGAAAACAAAGGCACATGGGGCGGCAAATGCCGGCGCTTTGCCGCGGCATTCTCCAGACTCCAGAAACCAGAGTGAAAAAGCTTTTTCTTCTGCGGGTGAGAACGAAACGGCTCCCGTCTTTTCGGGGAAAAAACCCGGCTGGCACCGGCCTAAAACCCATACCGACGCCGCCAACGCCATCATCGAGGAGATCCGCAGCCATGACCGCAGCCGAATTGCAGCAGGCGACGAAGGCGCTGGCCGCGATGTTCTCATGCTTCCCGCAATCGGCCCTGACTGA
- a CDS encoding ABC transporter permease — MLLSPYPTPGERIRVALLWLWCGLVILFLLVPILIPVPLSFNSGAFFIFPLEGLSTRWYEVVLGTQRWQSAIGNSLIVAFGTTLIATTLGTLTAIALSNEKFPGRRIVMPLLLSPLIVPVVITAVGSYLFYARVGLASTYAGIILAHTALASPFVVVTVGASLTGFDRNMMRAAAISGARPLTSFFRVMLPLILPGVLSGAAFAFVTSFDEVVVVQFLASAGQRTMPLEMFIGLREKLSPAITAAATLMMALSIVLLVVANLLARRGQGRRIASG; from the coding sequence ATGCTGCTGTCGCCTTACCCCACCCCTGGTGAACGCATCCGCGTCGCGCTGCTTTGGCTGTGGTGCGGGCTGGTCATTCTGTTCCTGCTGGTGCCGATCCTCATCCCGGTGCCGCTCTCCTTCAACAGCGGCGCCTTCTTCATCTTTCCGCTCGAAGGCCTGTCTACGCGCTGGTACGAGGTGGTGCTGGGCACGCAGCGCTGGCAGTCGGCGATCGGCAACAGCCTGATCGTCGCCTTCGGCACGACGCTGATCGCCACCACGCTCGGCACGCTGACGGCCATCGCGCTGTCGAACGAGAAATTCCCCGGCCGCCGCATCGTCATGCCGCTGCTGCTTTCGCCGCTGATCGTGCCGGTGGTGATCACTGCCGTCGGCTCCTACCTGTTCTATGCCCGCGTGGGGCTGGCCAGCACCTATGCCGGCATCATCCTGGCGCATACGGCACTTGCCAGCCCGTTCGTCGTCGTCACCGTCGGCGCCAGCCTCACCGGCTTCGACCGCAATATGATGCGCGCCGCCGCCATTTCGGGCGCCAGGCCGCTGACTTCGTTCTTCCGCGTGATGTTGCCGCTGATCCTGCCCGGCGTGCTGTCGGGCGCCGCCTTCGCCTTCGTCACCTCCTTCGACGAGGTGGTTGTGGTGCAGTTCCTGGCCAGTGCCGGCCAGCGCACCATGCCGCTCGAAATGTTCATCGGCCTGCGCGAAAAACTCTCGCCCGCCATCACAGCCGCCGCGACGCTGATGATGGCGCTGTCGATCGTGCTGCTGGTTGTGGCGAACCTTCTCGCCCGGCGCGGCCAGGGCCGGCGGATAGCAAGCGGTTAG
- a CDS encoding DUF6456 domain-containing protein, which translates to MPKKAKAAKPQAPKLPKGEAEQVRIRREIGHDFAFSDDAFGRKRLNAGTAEARRVYEVSNDGYTSTGGIVRVRNVDPLIGITSLSRQQREAGQRYREDFQCSQQAGVKPMRWSERVNGGRQGGGIADSVLDAGRAHAAATRALGHWEVAAVVRQVCCAGESVKGVAEQTGEGRDVVTKLLKVGLDLLAVHYGMMMGR; encoded by the coding sequence ATGCCCAAGAAAGCCAAAGCCGCCAAACCGCAGGCGCCCAAACTGCCGAAGGGCGAGGCCGAGCAGGTGCGCATCCGCCGCGAGATCGGCCATGATTTCGCATTCAGCGACGACGCCTTCGGCCGCAAGCGGCTCAACGCCGGCACGGCTGAAGCACGGCGCGTCTATGAAGTGTCGAATGACGGCTACACCTCGACAGGCGGCATCGTGCGGGTGCGCAATGTCGATCCGCTCATCGGCATCACCTCGCTGTCGCGCCAGCAGCGCGAGGCCGGCCAGCGCTACCGCGAGGATTTCCAGTGCAGCCAGCAGGCCGGCGTCAAACCGATGCGCTGGAGCGAGCGCGTCAACGGCGGCCGCCAGGGCGGCGGCATCGCTGACAGCGTGCTCGACGCCGGCCGCGCGCACGCCGCCGCAACCAGGGCGCTGGGCCACTGGGAGGTCGCGGCGGTGGTGCGGCAAGTCTGCTGCGCGGGGGAGTCGGTCAAAGGTGTGGCGGAGCAGACGGGCGAGGGGCGAGACGTGGTGACGAAACTGCTGAAGGTCGGGCTGGACCTGCTGGCGGTGCACTACGGGATGATGATGGGGCGGTGA
- a CDS encoding DUF982 domain-containing protein: MGTLKTGVPLKVSLEGHVEEIDSVSDAADFLQRWPIERRGHVYRSALNACSAAIAAQISESDAMKVFTGFARVAGILAAEAGPAMRLEPRTVQSRMPKQGRQIPK, from the coding sequence GTGGGTACGCTGAAAACCGGAGTGCCGCTCAAAGTGTCCCTGGAAGGCCATGTCGAGGAGATTGACAGCGTCAGCGACGCAGCCGATTTCCTGCAGCGCTGGCCGATCGAGCGGCGTGGCCATGTCTACCGCAGCGCGCTCAACGCTTGCAGTGCCGCGATCGCGGCACAGATTTCTGAATCCGACGCCATGAAAGTGTTCACCGGCTTTGCCCGCGTCGCCGGCATTCTGGCTGCCGAAGCCGGCCCGGCCATGAGGCTGGAGCCGCGCACCGTGCAGAGCCGCATGCCCAAGCAGGGCCGGCAGATACCCAAATAG
- a CDS encoding DUF2306 domain-containing protein produces the protein MSLDPLLHASPVIQLHALIAIAALLLGALQLWRTKGDPLHRSLGRLWVALMATVAGSGLFIWTIRLWGPFSPIHLLSLLVLVMLWRGVRAARGGNIAAHRRIMQGTYIFGLVITGLLTFIPGRTMYAVAFGPQGATPQKLAIFAALVVAAAAAGLYAARGARAAAPRPKTSPGA, from the coding sequence ATGTCGCTCGATCCTTTGCTCCATGCCTCGCCCGTCATCCAGCTCCATGCGCTGATCGCCATCGCGGCGCTGCTGCTCGGAGCCTTGCAACTGTGGCGCACCAAGGGCGACCCACTGCACCGCTCGCTCGGCCGCCTCTGGGTGGCGCTGATGGCGACGGTCGCCGGCTCCGGCCTGTTCATCTGGACGATCCGGCTGTGGGGACCCTTCAGCCCGATCCATCTTCTGTCGCTTCTGGTGCTGGTGATGTTGTGGCGCGGCGTGCGCGCCGCGCGCGGCGGCAACATCGCCGCCCACCGCCGCATCATGCAGGGCACCTACATTTTCGGCCTTGTTATCACCGGGCTTTTGACCTTCATTCCCGGCCGCACCATGTATGCCGTCGCCTTCGGCCCGCAAGGCGCGACGCCACAGAAGCTGGCGATCTTCGCCGCCTTGGTCGTCGCCGCGGCAGCGGCCGGCCTCTATGCCGCGCGTGGTGCAAGAGCCGCGGCCCCGCGCCCGAAAACATCTCCCGGCGCCTGA
- a CDS encoding ABC transporter permease, translating into MSALLPSELDRPALARGRPAAGADPGTASAALRRAEFGDRLRSLALAAPLLLLLALSFGIPIVLLLSRAVYDPTIADALPRTSVALGNWNGQGLPDDAAFIALAADLSENQAKGTAYELAKALNARLPGARSQVLKTVRQLEGADGKPPLEIMKAVPFWSAPGTWPVIANGTHAITSFYLLSALDLRWNADGGIERVPPQQAIFLQVFLRTFFVAASVTLATLLLGFPLAYLISSVPKGLAAILIVAVLLPFWTSILVRTAAWTVLLQKFGLVNDMLLWLGFASERLDLMYSRIGLIIAMTHIQLPFTLLPIYSVMRTIAPSQMKAAYSLGAKPFTAFRRVYLPQVFPGIVAGCLLTFILCLGYYITPALIGGASDQLISNFIANYVNVELNWEMAAALSFILLVFTLALFGIFARILGLDRLKMV; encoded by the coding sequence ATGTCGGCCTTGCTGCCCAGCGAACTCGACCGGCCCGCGCTGGCCCGCGGCCGGCCGGCCGCCGGCGCGGATCCCGGAACCGCGTCGGCGGCATTGCGGCGCGCCGAATTCGGCGACCGCCTGCGCTCGCTGGCGCTGGCAGCGCCCCTGCTCCTGCTTCTGGCGCTCAGCTTCGGCATCCCGATCGTGCTGTTGCTGTCGCGCGCCGTCTACGACCCGACCATCGCCGACGCTCTGCCGCGCACCAGCGTGGCGCTCGGCAACTGGAACGGCCAGGGCCTGCCGGATGATGCAGCCTTCATCGCGCTCGCCGCCGACCTCAGCGAGAACCAGGCCAAGGGCACCGCCTATGAACTGGCCAAGGCGCTCAACGCCCGCCTGCCCGGCGCCCGCAGCCAGGTGCTGAAAACCGTGCGCCAGCTCGAAGGCGCCGACGGCAAGCCGCCACTCGAGATCATGAAAGCCGTGCCCTTCTGGTCGGCGCCCGGCACCTGGCCGGTGATCGCCAACGGCACCCACGCCATCACCTCGTTCTATCTCTTGAGCGCCCTCGACCTCCGCTGGAACGCCGATGGCGGCATCGAGCGGGTGCCGCCGCAACAGGCGATCTTCCTGCAAGTGTTCCTGCGCACCTTCTTCGTTGCCGCTTCCGTCACACTCGCCACGCTGCTACTCGGCTTCCCCCTCGCCTATCTCATCTCCAGCGTGCCGAAAGGGCTGGCGGCGATCCTGATCGTGGCGGTGCTGTTGCCCTTCTGGACCTCGATCCTGGTGCGCACGGCCGCCTGGACGGTGCTCTTGCAGAAATTCGGCCTGGTCAACGACATGCTTCTGTGGCTCGGCTTCGCTTCCGAGCGGCTCGACTTGATGTACAGCCGCATCGGCCTGATCATCGCCATGACGCATATCCAGCTGCCGTTCACGCTGCTGCCGATCTATTCCGTCATGCGCACCATCGCGCCCTCGCAGATGAAGGCGGCCTATTCGCTCGGCGCAAAGCCCTTCACCGCCTTCCGGCGCGTCTATCTTCCGCAGGTTTTCCCCGGAATCGTGGCCGGCTGCCTGCTCACCTTCATCCTGTGCCTGGGCTACTACATTACGCCCGCCCTGATCGGCGGCGCCAGCGACCAGCTGATCAGCAATTTCATCGCCAATTACGTCAATGTCGAACTGAACTGGGAGATGGCGGCGGCGCTGAGCTTCATCCTGCTCGTCTTCACGCTGGCCCTGTTCGGCATCTTCGCCCGGATCCTCGGCCTCGACCGCCTGAAGATGGTGTAG
- a CDS encoding DUF982 domain-containing protein — MTAFMPITLRFCDNKTMLVGSVADAETALRHQWPDKTAPAYVEAARLVRLAVEGSCCPRTAFEAFSKTARQQGILVEKPRSRAHDWLDAAAGP, encoded by the coding sequence ATGACGGCGTTCATGCCGATTACGCTGCGCTTTTGCGACAACAAGACCATGCTGGTCGGCTCGGTGGCCGACGCCGAGACGGCCTTGCGACACCAGTGGCCCGACAAGACGGCACCCGCCTATGTCGAAGCCGCGAGGCTGGTCCGGCTGGCTGTCGAGGGCAGTTGCTGCCCGCGCACCGCCTTCGAGGCCTTCAGCAAGACCGCCCGGCAACAGGGCATATTGGTGGAGAAGCCCAGAAGCCGCGCGCATGACTGGCTCGACGCCGCCGCCGGGCCGTGA
- a CDS encoding ribbon-helix-helix domain-containing protein — protein sequence MRSTQPLTITLPLEMAQMVKAKVSSGQYATESEVIRDGLRTLAARDAAVDRWLREEVAPTMDALQKDPSLVSPLEDVRKRLHSRIDALAGERARQA from the coding sequence ATGCGCAGCACCCAGCCACTAACCATTACCCTGCCGCTTGAAATGGCCCAGATGGTGAAGGCCAAGGTTTCATCTGGCCAGTACGCCACCGAGAGCGAAGTCATCCGCGATGGCTTGAGAACTCTTGCCGCACGCGACGCAGCGGTCGATCGCTGGCTGCGGGAAGAGGTGGCGCCAACGATGGATGCGCTGCAGAAGGATCCTTCGCTCGTCTCGCCGCTTGAGGACGTACGCAAGCGACTTCATAGCCGCATTGACGCACTGGCGGGCGAGCGTGCACGCCAAGCATGA